CGGAGCCCTTCTATCGGCGGATTGTCCGGTTTCATGTCGTCGCGCAGGCAGCGGGCGGAGGTGACGAGCAACCCCGGCGCGACCATGAACGCCGAGCCCAGCGACGGGGAGAGGGCGTTCTTCGACGGAGGGGCGGAGCCGAGGATCGCGTAGATGGCTTCGCGGTTTCCCTCCAGCGCTTTATCGAACATGGTCGGCCTCCCGCGGCGGATGTGGAGCGCATATTGTTTTCCGCGGCGCGGAACCCTGTCAAGCGGTTCCGGTTCTGCGGTAGTATTGAGGCATGTCCCTCAATGTGTTCGTCACCGGAGTCGCAGGCTTCATCGGATCACACGCGGCGGAGGCGCTGCTCTCCCGCGGCGACCGGGTCTTCGGCCTCGACAATTTCGATCCATTCTACGACCGCGCTCTCAAGGAGATGAACGCTTCCGTTCTCAGGGAAAGGCCGGGGTTCTCCCTCCTGGAAGGGGATATCCGGGACGGGGAAGCCCTCGCGGGCTGGGGTGGCGGCGTACGGCCGGACGCGGTCCTGCACTTCGCGGCGAAGGCGGGCGTCCGCCCCTCGGTGGCCGATCCTGCGGGCTATGCGGACGTGAACGTCGCCGGGACGATCCGGGTGCTCGAGTGGGCCCGGGAGCGCGGCGTCCGGAGGATCCTGTTCGCATCCTCCTCGTCCGTCTACGGGGGAAACACGAAGGTCCCCTTCTCGGAGGACGACTTCGTGGACCACCCGGTGAGCCCGTACGCGGCGACGAAGAAGGCCGGGGAGCTTCTGTGCCACACGTACTGCCACCTTTACGGCATGAACATCGCCGCGCTGCGCTTTTTCACGGTGTACGGCCCGCGGCAGCGCCCCGAGATGGCCATCCGCAAGTTCACGCGCCGCATCCTCGAAGGGAAGGAGGTCGACCTCTACGGGGACGGGTCGTCCCGCAGGGACTACACCTATATCGACGACATCGTCTCCGGGGTGCTCGGGGCGCTCGATGCGCCGCCCGGGTACCGCGTCTACAACCTGGGGGAATCCGAAACGATCTCCCTGTCCGAACTGGTGTCGCTGCTGGAGAAGGCGTGCGGCCGGCCGGCTCAGCGCCGCTTCGTTCCTCCACAGCCGGGGGACGTGCCGATCACGTTCGCGGACATCGCGCGGGCGAAGTCGGAGATCGGGTACGATCCGCGCACCCCGATCCGGGAGGGCATCGTACGTTTCGTCGACTGGTACCGGCGGCAATAAACCCTCGAGATTGCCTGGGAGGAAGGAGGTCCCCATGAAGGTGACGCTATCGGTGATCAAGGCGGACATCGGGTCGATCGGCGGCCACATCCGGCCGAGCGCGGCGCTCGTCGAAACGGTCCGGAACCACGTGACGGGAGGGGCGGGGAACCTCCTGATCGATTTCCTCGTCGGCTTCACCGGGGACGATATCGCCATCCTGATGTCCCACAAGCGGGGAACGGGAGACGCCGAAGTCCACAAGCTCGCATGGGACGCCTTCCTCGCGGGGACCGCGGCGGCGAAGCGGCAGGGGCTTTACGG
This genomic stretch from Thermodesulfobacteriota bacterium harbors:
- a CDS encoding NAD-dependent epimerase/dehydratase family protein, encoding MSLNVFVTGVAGFIGSHAAEALLSRGDRVFGLDNFDPFYDRALKEMNASVLRERPGFSLLEGDIRDGEALAGWGGGVRPDAVLHFAAKAGVRPSVADPAGYADVNVAGTIRVLEWARERGVRRILFASSSSVYGGNTKVPFSEDDFVDHPVSPYAATKKAGELLCHTYCHLYGMNIAALRFFTVYGPRQRPEMAIRKFTRRILEGKEVDLYGDGSSRRDYTYIDDIVSGVLGALDAPPGYRVYNLGESETISLSELVSLLEKACGRPAQRRFVPPQPGDVPITFADIARAKSEIGYDPRTPIREGIVRFVDWYRRQ